The Gopherus flavomarginatus isolate rGopFla2 chromosome 16, rGopFla2.mat.asm, whole genome shotgun sequence genomic sequence TGCCCTCCTGCGGGGGGAGGCTCTGCCGTTTCTTGGCCTCCTTCTGCCGGATCCGCAGCAGCTGCAACCGCTTCTGCCGCCGGCTGATGATCACTGGAAGGGTGAGTCACCGTAAGCACCCGCGCAGGCCCCCCCGCTCTGCGCCAGGCCACAGATGTGGGAAGCACAGGACCAGCCTGGGCTTGCTCCTTCAGTgtggcagggaaactgaggcacggccaGGAGAGGGAATTACCCAAGACAGGGTCAGTGGCTGGGAACAGAAATCAAGCATCCTgattccctgcccccatctcacCCTCCCtgtgctctaacccaccagaccccactcccctcccctgccagagcttgggagagaacccaggagtcctggctcccagcccctccctgctccgaGCACTTCGTAATGAGACAGTCCAGATTTTACaggcttggaggggggggggggtaaaggaGGTCACCACCCCTATGCCCCCCACCCGACCCCCAGGCTGGCTTATGGCCCCCCAGCACCACTGCTCTGCCCCcgccctgcagccctgggtcCCCACCCACAGGACCCCCCGTCCCGCTCCGTCCCCGCTCACCGTCCGTGTGCGAGTAGCCCTCAGCCGTCAGTTTCCACTGCAGCAGGAGgcccaggaggctgagggccggccAGAGTGCCAGGACGGCCCAGCTGTGCCAGCAGAGGGGGGGCGAGGGCGCCAAGCGCAGCCGGTCATACACGTAGCCCAGCAGCGCCAGCAGCTCCACGAAATAGTCCACGCAGCCCACGATGACGGCGGCCCCAAAGACGGCTGTGGAGAGCACGGTGAGCGGCTTCTGCCAGCGCAGGGCCAGCAGGGCACAGAGCAGCGCCAGCCCCAGCAGGCTGCCCACGGGCACCCACAGGCTCTGTGGCTGGTAGAGCGGCTCCATGGCCACCAGGGCGGccgtggccagcagcagccccagcagcagccctgtCATGAAGAGTCCCACGCTGTGCACCAGCATGGTGACCAGCCCGCACAGCGCCCCGATGCCCAGTGCGATGCCCGCGCTCACTTCCAGGCTCAGCTGCGTCTCCAGGACTCGCTCCTTGTAGCACAGCAGGAAGATGACCAGGGAGCCGAAGAGAAGCCCCGACAGGAACATGATGGCTTTGAAGCAGCGGTAACCTGGGAAGTGGGGCCGGGGGGAGATACGTTAGCAGGATCcagtgtgtggggcaggggctgtgggggggggttaggAGATGGGGGgtctgtgggtcgggagtgaggggcactggctgggcttggggagggcagggctgggctagcagggggctgcgggtcgggagtgaggggcaccggctgggctgggctggttagcaggggctgcaggttgggagtgaggggcaccggctgggctggttagcaggggctgcaggtcgggagtgaggggcaccgtctGGGCTGATTAGCAGGGAACTGCAGGGCGGGAGGAGCACTGGCTGGGCTggttagcagggggctgcgggtcgggagtgaggggcaccggctgggCTGGTtaacaggggctgcaggttgggagtgaggggcagcagcggaAGTTGGGGGGGGCTCAGCAGTCACTGCCCACAGGAGGCCCTGCCGCCCACTCACCGAAGCAGCTGTAGATGACCCCAAAAAGGCAGCAGAGGGCGCAGACTGCGGCGGGCACAGCCTGGTAGCGACGCTCCAGGTCCCGGCTGCAGGGGTCCAGGCCGGGGGTGCCTGGCCCCAGCTCCGTGGCCTGCTGGTTAAAGCCCCAGGGCTCGGCCGTGAGGACGAGGGGCAGGAGGTCAGGCTCCATGCTGGGCGGGAGTCAAGGCCCTGCAGCCATCCACACAGGGAGCCTGCGGGGGGCGCCTGGTGTTAGCCCTAGAGATCTGTGacccccccctccagctcctggctTCCCCATACACCCCTGTGCAGCCAGAGACAGACATGTCAaacactcccccctccctctagCCCCCACCCCATTGTCCCAAATCTACCCCGAGTCCCCCCTTCCCGGGGTCTGATCCATCCCCCCGCCCGTGAGAGGCTAATCTCTTCACACGACCCAGGCCTGGAAAAAATGACTAATTCCCCCGCAACAGCTGGAATCAACACACAAaacaccagcccctcccccccaacatctGGCGGCTGCTCCAGAGCCAGGACACAGGGACACATCTGGCAGCGTCTCGTggcatgttgggggggggggattagaGGAGCACAAGGGGGATCTCCCCAGCTGTGTCGGCTCCCCGATCTCCCCTGGGTGCTGCCCCCGGAGTGGGGCCTTGTATTGTGCCCATCCCCACTGTTTCCTGCCTGCACCCTTGCTGGCCCATGGCTCCCTggaagccacccccaccccattccatacAGAGACACCCCCCTCCAGctttctcccacctcccccaaagccccacacCAAGGGTTCACCTCCCCAGCTAATGTCCACGACCTGCACAGACCCCACCTGGGGGTGCCACCCTCCTAATGAGGGGGGGTCATTGCTCTCAGATCCACCTACACCCAAAATGAGGGAATCCCTGCAAAATCCAGGGGCTGGCAGCCTCCCCCtctgggggcagggtctcaggcaTCATCCTGTCAGAATCTGATGGGGAAACTAGGGTGGCCCCCCCAGCCAGGGTAGACAGAGCCTGTGAGCAGCAtgggtcctttctctgctccccaTTACCTGCCTGCCTTGCTGGGGGTGCCAGGAGAATCCCCCACTCTGGGTTCTGCTTGGTCTAGCCAGGCCCGGGCAAGCCCCGTCCcgttcagtgcctcagtttccccttctgtggaATGGGGCTCCTCTGCCTGCAGGGGTTTAATCCATCCGTGGGGGTGTGCCCGAATGGCAGAGCCAGTTGAGGTTTGGAGAGACAGAGGGGATGCAGGGTGGCTGCAGGCTgccccccagctgggaggggcgggggtggTGGAAGTGGCAGCCCCCTGCATGAGAGGGGCCAGGTGTTTTGATCCATGAATCCTGATGAACCCCCTCCCAGGGGCACCAGGAGCAAAAGGGTCCCCCCTCCCttggggccagagctggggagagggcgCAGGAGGGGGAATCATTcaccctcccagctgcagagcccaggggtACCTGTGAGCGAGGGGCGGGGGTCACTGCTCTCCAGAGAAAGGCCTGTTGGATTTAATGGAATAGAGGTTAAACCAAGAGGGAGACAGAGAAATCCCACAGACCAACAATGCCAGCAAATGGGACCCATTCTATGACCCATCCTGTACCATTCTGTagtggggagagaggggctgcaggttgggagtgaggggcactgacagagccAGGGAACGGGGGCCCgggactgggagagcagggggctacaggttgggagtgaggggcactgacagagccagggaagggggggccggggctgggagagcagggggctgcgggttaggagtgaggggcaccggcagacccaggggtgggggcagggctgggattctGGGATGCTGCATCTGTGTCAGGCCTGGCACCCGACatgctgcccccagagcccccagtcCCCTCTGCCCTGCGCTGGGCACCCTGTGAAGGGCcagcaggagggggaaggggctccTGGCGAGAGGGGGACTCGGTGAGGCGAGGCCACTGGACCAGGGCTGGGAGCGAGGTAGACAAGGCTGAAGATTGGGGGGCACCCGTGTGGAGGGCTCGGTCCGGGAGCTGGGGCGAGCACAAGGGCTGGGGGGGCTCGGTCCCAGAGAGGCACAGGGTTGCGGGGCTCGGTCAGGGATCAGCGTGGACACAGGGGGTGGGGGCGCTCGGTCCGGGACGGGACACTGGGCCGGGGAGGGAGGCGCTCGATccgggagccgggggggggcacaggggtggGGGCGCTCGGTCCGGGAGCCGCGGGTTaaggggctgaggatggggggctCAGTCCGGGACGGGacactgggctggggaggggggcgctCGGTCCGGGAGCCGGGGGAACACAGGGGTGGGGGCGCTCGGTCCGGGGGGAGGATTCCCGGTTCTCGGGGCTTGTTTAAAAGTTTGAGGGGTctcgccgccccccccccgcgcgCGCTCTCTCGAGACTTAGTTTTGCTGTAAAGCTCCCGCGGGGGCCCCAGAGCCGGGTCCCGCCTCCCGGGCCGAGCTGGGGGGGCACCTAACCCCCCCGGGCACTCACCGCCGGCCGGGAAGGGCCCGCGCTCCGGGGCTAGCGGCGCATCTCAGCCCGGCCCGCTCCAGCTCCGGCTCCGGATTAAACTCCGCCGCGGCCCCGTCCTGCCCCCACTGCGGGCTGACATCAGCCGCGGGCGGCCGCAAAGCGCGTGGCCGGGCAGGggtggcggggggcggggctggggggaccCAGGGGGCCGAGGCCCCCCGGCTTGGGAGAGCGGCGGGGGGGGGCGCTCGCTGCTGGGGGGTTGGTCCCTTCCAGCTCCGGAGAAGGGCTGGTGGGTCTGGCCGGGaaaggggggagctgtggggccggGGGGCTCCCAGGGCCAGGAGCCCGCCGCACCCCAGGGTGCTGCCCGGGGCTGAGCCTCACTCCCAGCACCGAGCCCCACGGTGGGTCTGGCTGGGCTGGGTTCCCCTCGGGCAGGACTGCCAAGGGCCCAGTAACACAGTGCCCGGCCCCAGGGGCCCTGGGCCAGCCCTGGCACCTTGGCCCCATGGCAGTGCAGGGAATCCCAACCTTTCAGCAGGCAGCATTGTCCAGTGGTTGGAGCGCGGTGCCCCGGGCTCCGATGGCCAATTCCAGCGCTCTGGGTCTCCAGGCCTGTCGCCTGGACAAAGGCCCTGAGGTCTGGAGCCAGCGTCCCACGGACGCCGTCCAGAGCCATGtcacttccccagccctgctgcctgtcccctgctcCAAGGACCTGGTGCTTCGGGGCGCCTGGGTACCAGCCTGGCTGTGGGGTAGTGGGGTCTCGCGGCTAGTGCAGGGGACGCTGGCGTCAGGACGCCGGGGTCCtgcccatgtctacactacacggaGCGGTGACTGATCTGGTTTCGCTGCAGGTGGACTTGGCCCCTTTCAGCCTCCCTCCCTGGAATGTGGAGCTGCCCTGGCCCTGTTCCTGGCAGCCCAGGCAGCCCTGCCTGTCCCTGGGGCTCGCGGTCGCTGGCCGCCTGCCCAAGCAGGTGCCTGAAGCCACGCCAGCGTCCCAGCAACCAGCCAGACACCAGCTGGGCTGCAGCAGAGGGGCCCCTCTGTCctgcgggggggtgggaggggctcgAGGGGTCAGGCGGCCCTGCTGCTCCTTCCCAGGGCCTGGCCATAACGGGAACTAGAGCACTGTgcaatagaacccaggcgtcctggcttccagccccccccccgcccccccactgagggtagaacccaggagtcctgactcccagacacccctcccccattgcaatCTGCTCTGACCCAGCTTCAGCTGTGGGGACAGATGGCGCCAGCAACAACCAACAGTCACCGGAACCTGCCCCTGggtcctgcctctgccccagcaACCACCGAGCCCTGGGGAGACCAGCTCTtctccccagcctggcctggAGGGGCCTCAGCGTCCCTGGCCAGTAGGTCCAGTCCCAGGGCGTGTCCATGCCCCAGCACCGCCCTGGGCACTGCCTGTCCCCCCCATGCTGCCAGCACAGCTGGGTGCcccccagatcctgctccccGCCTCGTTACTCCCCTGGTCTGGGTCCCCCTAGCCGTTCCCGCTTGGTTCAGCctgccgctccccatgccccctccccgcccgggGCCAgtgccagggggagctgcagaggagcacCCGGCTTATTCACAGGAGCCAGGAGCCTGTGGGAGCCTGAGCTCTTGGCAGCCGGATTTTCTCAGCCTCTCCTGAGCCAGCTGGGCCAGCCCTGAGCCAGCCTCCCCGCCTGCGCGGTGCCAGGCTCCCACAGGGCCAGCGGGGCGCGAGCTGGCATCAGCGGGAGAGAGACGCCAGGAGTCTCTTTGCCATCCAGGGCTGGGGAGCGGCTGGATCTCATCTTCCTCCTTACTGGGtcgccggactcctgggttcccctgACAACGGCTAGAGAGCGCTccttggaggggggtggggggcaggcctgGGAAATGACCAGCCCTCCAAGCCTGGGCACGGCTCCTGTGCATGAAGGGCggggagtgcagggggctgcAGAGCAGGGGAGCTAGGCCAGGCAGCCCCTTGCCCACTGGTGAAGTGTGGGGCTGGCACgggtgcccctcaccccagcatgtgagaggggcaggaagacgaagcaccagctgcccagagctAAGCCTATAGCCATGCCTAGGGGTCAGGCTTGAAGCCTTGCCCAGCATGTGACACAGCCACCGCGCCTGGGGCCCCatggccctgggcttcccccaagcAGGCTGCCACCCTCCTCGCTCCCCCAACTCCAGAGCCGACCCCCCCGCCAGTGCACCTCGCCCCGCCCTCCCCACAGGACAGCAGGTTTGCAGCCAGGATGTGAAGGGACTTTCTGTCTGGCTCTGCatggatcaggagtgaggggcattgcaGGTCTctgggccgggctagcagggggctgcgggttgggagtgaggggcaccggcggagctGGTGGGGGGTAAGGcaggagtccagggctgggataacagggacTGCAGGTCggggctgaggggcactggcagagctggtgggggggcagcccagggctccgctagcagggggctgcaagtCAGAAttgagggacactggcagagctgggggtggggggagcccagggctgggagatcagggggctgtgggtcgggaatgaggggcactggcagagctgttgcaagggtgaggtgggggagcctAGGGCTGAATCAGGACCAAGAGAGGCATGTCAATGTCATTTTTCCTATGTTacctgtggggaaactgaggcacagaatgaggacactgggaacagaacccaggagcctggactgccAGACCTCGGTCTAACTCAGTGCTAGCTCTCGCTGTCTCTCACGCCCCAGCCCTTGGGGAAGCGGAAGGCCACGGTGGACACCGTGTTTTGGAACAATGCAGaacagcacccctccccccgccggccccctccttcctccatgGCACAGTGGAAGCTCTCAGGCCCAGACCCTGGAGACAGAGGGAGCTTTGTGTCTCCCCAGCGCCGAGGTCGAGGGAACGCGGCACATGATCAGCCAGCCAAGCCCCACAGCCGCTGCGTCAGCCAGAGCCAGGCAGCGGGCACCTcctggcagaggggctggggcagccgTAGGGGCCTCCCCAACGCCTGCCCCACCTTCATAGTGATGGGCAGCATCCTCCCGCATTGAGCTGGCAGGGCCCAGGGGGGTTGCACATGCTAGCAACAGGGTCAGCAAAGTCCTCTGGCCACCACAGGGGGAGGTTAGTGCAGGGGGACTcagagcaggactcctgggttctctccccagctctgagaggggggcTTAGTGGGTTAAAGCCTGGTGGGCTGGGatctaggactcctgggttctgtcccagctctgggagtggactgggggctggtgggttggtccatgggactgggaaccaggactcccaGCATCCTATGTCCAGAAGTCAAATTCTTTCTTGAGTCGTAAGGGCCAGGCTCTGCTACTGAGTTGCTGCCTCATCTAGTCACAGACCCCATGGTGCCCTCTTCCTGGGCTGGAGAACCAGGAGCGCCTGGCAGAGGGGGCCAGAGCAGGAGTTAACGTTGGTCAAGCCAGTCACTACCCCTAGAAAGAAGCTGCTAAGACCAGGGGAGCCAATGATCTTTtttcaaggtccaaatttctcggtcaaggtccagactccagagaaaataatacaaaaataacaataatgataataagtaaatgAAAAGATGGTGGGGTGTGTTCACAAGTGCCTGGCGCTCCAGATTTGGCCTCTGGGCTGCCTGATGACTGTCCCAGTGCTAAGGAAACACAAAGACCCTCTGATACCATCTTCCTTTTGTTTAGCTCCTTTCATGGGGGAGCCCAATGTGATGTACAAAGTACAAATGCCAAGTGCCTCACCCAGGAGAACAACACT encodes the following:
- the LOC127035167 gene encoding transmembrane protein 198-like, which produces MEPDLLPLVLTAEPWGFNQQATELGPGTPGLDPCSRDLERRYQAVPAAVCALCCLFGVIYSCFGYRCFKAIMFLSGLLFGSLVIFLLCYKERVLETQLSLEVSAGIALGIGALCGLVTMLVHSVGLFMTGLLLGLLLATAALVAMEPLYQPQSLWVPVGSLLGLALLCALLALRWQKPLTVLSTAVFGAAVIVGCVDYFVELLALLGYVYDRLRLAPSPPLCWHSWAVLALWPALSLLGLLLQWKLTAEGYSHTDVIISRRQKRLQLLRIRQKEAKKRQSLPPQEGSYRRKPNPVKRYAGDVLAPSYIQSLRDRQLGTGSATHTVLDLDYDCGSTVPLTAPAPGGRL